One Gemmatimonadota bacterium genomic window, GATGGGCTGTTATTGGCCTTGCGCGATGTCGCCCAGGCACAAGGAGGAATTGGTGCATTGGCAAAGCGCGCCGGACTGAACCGCGAACATCTCTACCGCGTGCTTTCGAGTCGCAGCAAACCGAAACTCGACAATCTGATGGCTATTATTTCTGCTCTGGGATTTCGGGATAGCGTCCTTAAATTTCTGTAAAATTAAAAAAGTCACCGTAGCTCCGAGAAA contains:
- a CDS encoding putative addiction module antidote protein, with product MTKKQVLKHTISYEDGLIKALKDPEEARAYLEVALDECEASSEADGLLLALRDVAQAQGGIGALAKRAGLNREHLYRVLSSRSKPKLDNLMAIISALGFRDSVLKFL